TTCTCcttctgtacaatggggacaacggtctatgagataggtagagctccatatattattataacGGACACTGCTCTGTCCTCCCCTCACAAAGGGCATCATTTTATTTCACATCCCATGTGAGCTGTTCCTCAGTGTCCCAAATGCTCTGCCCCTTGCATTAGTCAAGGAGCCACTCCCTGCTATGGATTTTTATGAAGTCAGTTCCTGATCACTGTTAACCTaagcctgctcccactgaaatcagcagtaAAAATGCCGTATCTAGTAGGAGAGTGGTCAGATCTAATTGTGTGTTTGATATACTTTAGCTGCTGTCAGTGATGGGAAAATACTAGGTGCTCCTGTTAATAATAGCAATTAATCTTTAGCTGCTCTCCTTACACTTACAACTTTTCAATATGCTGCAACAAATATTCTGATTTCTACCCTGTGAAAGAGGTTCTTGAAAAATGGCATTCTGCACACACATTCCCtcatatatggagatatacctatctcatagagctggaagggatcctgaaaggtcattgagtccagccccctgccttcagtagcaggaccaagtactgattttgccccagatccctaagtggccccctcaaggattgaactcacatccatggatttagcaggccaatgctcaaaccactgagccatccctcccttCAAAGTGAAGTCCCACACATTTATTCATGCAAACCATACATGTTTAAAATACTGACAGATGGAGAGTAGAACATGCTTCCCTCTTGTAACAATTCAAATAGTACATAAGACAAAACTATAATGACTCTTGGCTAGAGTAGCCACAAGTTCCCTCCGCCTCAGTTCTAGCTAAAAACCTGACATGAGTGCTATTCTACAAACTGCCCTACCCCTTTCAAAAGTAAAGGGGGAGAAGAGATCCTACCAGGTCTGAGAGGGAGGCTAGTTCACCTGGAATTGATTGTGGGTTAGTTATAACTGACCTTACATAAACAAAGAGTTTATGCATGTATCTACATCACGCAGTCTTACTCCCATTTTGCTTAGTCAAACATTAAACAGAGGAAGTTTTTGTTAAAACCTTGTGTGAAGCTTAAGTCTACAATACCACATTGTCTTAAGGACCGTGATCATTTTTTATTGCTGTCTTTTTCCCTTGGAGAGCCAAGAATGTTGCATGTGGTTTCCTTCCAAATGGGAGTCAGACTTGGGCAGCAAGTAACACTGGGATTCTCAGAAATGTCACACTAACCTGAGAGCCTTGTCCTTACTATAGCAAATCAGGAAGGAGAAGAGCCCTCTACATGATGCTGAGGATTCCAAATTGCCTAAGGTACATTTGTCCCTTCCAGCCttttgcatcttttttttttaaacctgatgGCAATGCTGCATTTTGCTGTACAGCACTTGATTGTCTAGGATTTGGATCCCTTGTCACTAAAGTACCCCCTTTTTGTAGATACTTGTCTAAATATTCCAAACTGTGTGAAGCGAGTATTTTCACTGGATGGCATTGAAGCAAGCTAAAATTTCAATCCCAATTGCTTATCACTTCTATTTTAATTCTAGTTAGTAACTTTGTACTTTATGTTGAAATAAAAATGAAGGCCTAAAGGGAGTATATGGCTCATTTACACTGACGGTCTCTCCTGGAACAGAGATCACTTTAAGCTGTAATACTAGTGGTGTTGAAAATAAGAGCTGCTTGAGTTTGGGTAATTTTCCTGGTCTCTTTAGGACTTTACAAGGACAGAGGATGGAAGGAGATTAGATGAAGAAACTGTTCTACATCAAGAGCCCCAACCCAGTAGAACAGAGGAACCAATAGAAGAGGTAACAGTCTCTTTACTTCACCTCTTAggcaaaatcaaacatttttgaCAATTACACACAGCTGAGCTCAAAGCACTATAGAGATGGGGAAGCAGAAATGAGTGACTGTTTTATTACTTCATATAGAAAATAACTGGCTGTAGAGGCCTTGTGACTCTTGACTTGAAAACTTAATGATTCTTACAGAACTGGAGAGCAAGCACCTGTTGAGCTTTGGTGCCTTGACTGTGTTTCAAGAACAATTCATTTTTTAAGAAGTATATTCAGGGGGATTGGGTAAGCTTAACCCCAGCCACTGCTAGTTTCTGGGGATTTGACTTCAAACACAGAAGGTCTCACGTGAAAAGAGTTCAGTGCTGAGCTTTGGGGATATCTGTCCATTACAAAAACTACCATGCAATTTGCCTGAAAATAAATTGTCTGGTGGTTACAGCAGGAActggggagtcaggagacctggattatATTGTTGGGTCTGCGACTGACTAGCTGTGTGTTGAGCAAATCACTTCCTCTTACTGTACAATGAGGAGAATGCAAACCTCCGCTGTGAAATATGGAGACACTTTagtctcagagagagagagagaggcaaagtAGCATGACTAGTAGGAAAGCTTCTGCTTGACTCCCAGAATTGGAATAGCAGCTGCTCAGGGTGAGGTGCATTAGTCATGTTGCAGAAGAAGCTTACATAGTGTCTCCCTGTATAATACCCATCCAGCCAAGCTCTGCATCCCTCACTTTCACTCCCTATGTTCTTTTCAGGTTAGCACAACTAAGGCAACAGAAGTGGAGGGCTGGCTGCTGCAATCCAGGCCCCCAGTGCAGAGACACCACCCAGTTCAGACCTCAGATCACAACTATGCTGTCAGTGACTGTGCTTCcttaaaacaaaaacttttccAGGCACTAGAGGAAAATGAAAAACTGCAAAAACGCCTGAAGGTTAAAAGCATGGCACTGAGGAGGATGTTTGTGCGGTTCCAGGCCTGCAAAAAGGAGCAGCAAAAACACCAGGCCAGACAGCCTGGGGGGAGGGAACAGGGCCTGACTTTCTGAACATTCATCTACCAGCAAGAACTGTGGTTCAACAGGCTGCCGGCTAGAGTACTTTAATAGAGTGAGTAACATACTCACTACTGTTTCTGATGAGCAGAGCTTAAAGTTCACGTACCTCATAACTACCCAGCATGCACATGGTCAAATGAGAACTAGCAAAGGGAGCTTGGCTGAGAAATAGAATGTAAAAAATTCCCTAAACCTGCACTTCTTGCCTCAGCATTTGTAATCTAAATGCCTTTATAATAAAGTAAGAATGCCAGCTGTATATGGATGTGTGAAAAGAGACCCTGGGAACTTTTCTGGCAATTACATTTAGTTAAGCTAATGTTAAGTCATATAGACATTGTTTTTTCAAGGTGTGACGTAATTCCAAAGTTGTAGAACTACTGCATGAGCCAGAGACCACTTTTTTAAGTCATGGTGCTAGCTCTTTTCTCCCCATCCCATTCCGTATAATTTATATGAAAATAGATTTTCATGACAGCAAAAACTGTATTATAACTATTTACATGAGGCAAACATCAGTGAGAGGGTAAATGATTTTATTCTTGTATAAAGTTAATGAATTATTGTTTAATGTTTCACCTCTATTCTGTGGCTGGATTTTATCTGCTCTGTTGGGATTTTTTCTTATAATTAACAGCAAATGTTTTGCTGCTATTTTATACCTACTACTACTCGCATCTCAGCCTTTACTCAATCCCCACACAATCCTGTTACAAGAAATTGTGTTACAGTAGCCAGAGCAGCAACATTCTAAGCACCCTACAAACACAGATGAGACAGTTCCTTCCTAAGAAGAGCTTACAGCCGAGACTAAggtacaataataaaataaaaagctggTAGTAGGTGGAAGAG
Above is a genomic segment from Mauremys reevesii isolate NIE-2019 linkage group 21, ASM1616193v1, whole genome shotgun sequence containing:
- the THAP3 gene encoding THAP domain-containing protein 3 isoform X7 → MPKSCAALRCSNRYSSRCRQQLTFHRFPFSRPELLARWVGNIGRGDFQPSSHTVLCSQHFQPDCFSAFGNRTNLKPNAVPTLFAFPRTVRQIRKEKSPLHDAEDSKLPKDFTRTEDGRRLDEETVLHQEPQPSRTEEPIEEVSTTKATEVEGWLLQSRPPVQRHHPVQTSDHNYAVSDCASLKQKLFQALEENEKLQKRLKVKSMALRRMFVRFQACKKEQQKHQARQPGGREQGLTF
- the THAP3 gene encoding THAP domain-containing protein 3 isoform X9 is translated as MPKSCAALRCSNRYSSRCRQQLTFHRFPFSRPELLARWVGNIGRGDFQPSSHTVLCSQHFQPDCFSAFGNRTNLKPNAVPTLFAFPRTVRDFTRTEDGRRLDEETVLHQEPQPSRTEEPIEEVSTTKATEVEGWLLQSRPPVQRHHPVQTSDHNYAVSDCASLKQKLFQALEENEKLQKRLKVKSMALRRMFVRFQACKKEQQKHQARQPGGREQGLTF